The proteins below come from a single Chthoniobacterales bacterium genomic window:
- a CDS encoding carbohydrate-binding protein encodes MSSFKLKKCGGECLLINQLHSFLLLWLVLLAAPSAEAQSYVLKEVVIKGGGFVTGIVTHPNVPGVMYCRTDVGGNYRWNPANNSWVPLQDFIGPTNSEFGLFGGESIALDPQDANRLYMTCGWLGAGRPNEIWISTNQGATFTRVTAPFTLLANSDGRSNGERLAVDPNLGSILFNGTRLDGLWKSVNYAASWSKVTSFPVNTTTNQVGLVFVEFIKSSGGNGSATPEIWVGVSQGGNNLYRSTDGGASWSAVPSGAPAGYMPHRASQDGLGNMYVTFNDAAGPNDVGAGAVRKINLATLATTNVTPPTSQGGFGGVSVDKQNPTTLVVCTMGRWYPHDEVYRSTNGGTTWNACYGSTPVIDGSSAPWVNLDQATPPVPTWIGDIKIDPFNSDRVYHISGGGVWSSYNLTATSPTWQFRSDGIEEMGLWGGGGALCSPPSGPLFYCAFGDIGGFADYNPDVSPPKTDHFFPFYGSNTSVDFAEQNPAIVVRTHYGTKSDGTSATGGGRSTDSGKTWTEFPTHPSAADNDPGVIAISADGTRLVWVSQGSPAFYSTNNGATWTQCGGNITPTYSWEMPLLCSDRVNRNKFYLYITSTGVVNVSTDGGATFVAGATVSPGAPNTINVDKAMRTVYGQEGNIWISCIDYDTNRAGLWRSTNSGVSFTKVSGVQNAQAIGFGRTASGSGYPVLYLSGQVNNVWGIYRSEDTAASWIRLNDDQHQYGIVSQITGDPKIYGRCYFNGRGLLYGDIYTPPQVTKMIYQDSLVDGWQNWSWATTNTASAAPVRRGTSAISVTAGGYEALFLRRPAEQSTVGYSAVAFWIHGGQSGGQPLQVASLRSGNTQVFKPIPPPLAGQWTRVVIPLSELGLTNVWDFDGLWIQNSSGSAISTFYVDDIALVGEADAGAGAPSAPGELATTAGNAQVALTWNASSGATDYNVKRATVSGGPYTTVTTVTGTSFTNTGLTNGTTYYYVVAALNTYGESTNSSQLAATPLTQGPYGGTPWPVPGVIEAENYDIGGQDFAYNDSDTANQGGQYRSDGVDVETCAEGGYNVGWTATGEWLEYTVNVAYTGSYRITLRAASLSPQIQGHVEFDGVNVTGLMTASATGGWQTYTDVTVPDVTLTAGPHVMRVFYDGGGWNLNRVTLTANPLAAPQNLTATPGSKKITLSWNAVSGANDYTIQRSSSSGGSITSLASGVTATSYIDSGLADGASWYYTIAANGPSGLGSASSPVSATTYTAVENWRLTNFGTIANTGNAADTANPDGDDQANAQEYVAGTNPNSGSSVLKIGQMQTNGNNMVLSFASVSGKTYRVERSDTLQNGSWVTVQDNIAGNGSVILITDTGGAAQPKRFYRVAVSM; translated from the coding sequence ATGTCTTCGTTCAAACTCAAAAAATGCGGCGGCGAATGCCTCCTGATCAACCAGCTCCATTCGTTCCTCTTGCTGTGGCTCGTCCTTTTGGCGGCGCCTTCAGCTGAAGCTCAATCCTATGTTTTGAAAGAGGTCGTGATCAAGGGGGGCGGATTCGTGACGGGCATCGTGACGCATCCGAACGTGCCCGGCGTGATGTATTGCCGCACGGACGTTGGCGGAAATTACCGGTGGAATCCCGCGAATAATTCCTGGGTCCCGTTGCAGGATTTCATCGGTCCCACGAACTCGGAATTTGGCCTCTTCGGCGGTGAAAGCATCGCCCTCGATCCGCAGGACGCCAACCGGCTTTACATGACGTGCGGCTGGTTGGGCGCGGGACGTCCGAATGAAATTTGGATTTCCACGAACCAAGGCGCGACTTTCACGCGCGTCACGGCGCCGTTCACGCTGCTGGCTAACAGCGACGGCCGCAGCAATGGCGAGCGCCTCGCAGTTGATCCCAATCTCGGCAGCATCTTGTTCAACGGCACGCGCCTTGACGGTTTGTGGAAGAGCGTGAATTACGCCGCGAGTTGGTCCAAGGTTACGAGTTTCCCCGTCAACACCACGACGAACCAGGTCGGCCTCGTGTTCGTGGAATTCATCAAGAGCAGCGGGGGCAATGGAAGCGCCACGCCCGAGATCTGGGTGGGGGTTTCCCAGGGAGGGAACAATTTATACCGCAGCACGGATGGCGGCGCCAGCTGGTCGGCGGTGCCTAGCGGCGCGCCTGCCGGCTACATGCCGCACCGTGCCTCCCAGGACGGCCTTGGAAACATGTATGTCACTTTCAACGACGCGGCGGGACCGAACGACGTGGGCGCCGGGGCGGTTCGTAAAATCAATCTCGCCACGCTCGCCACAACGAATGTGACGCCGCCGACGAGCCAGGGCGGCTTCGGGGGCGTTTCCGTGGACAAGCAAAATCCCACCACCCTCGTCGTCTGCACGATGGGCCGCTGGTATCCGCACGATGAAGTCTATCGAAGCACGAACGGCGGCACGACTTGGAACGCGTGTTATGGCAGCACGCCGGTCATCGACGGATCGAGCGCGCCATGGGTTAACCTCGATCAGGCGACACCTCCCGTGCCCACTTGGATTGGCGACATCAAAATTGATCCGTTCAACTCTGACCGCGTCTATCACATCAGTGGTGGTGGTGTGTGGTCGAGTTACAACCTGACGGCGACATCGCCAACATGGCAGTTCCGCTCGGACGGCATCGAGGAAATGGGTTTGTGGGGCGGCGGCGGCGCGCTATGCAGTCCGCCCAGCGGACCTCTGTTTTACTGCGCGTTCGGCGACATCGGCGGGTTCGCGGACTACAACCCCGATGTTTCGCCACCAAAAACGGATCACTTCTTCCCGTTCTATGGCAGCAATACGAGCGTGGATTTCGCGGAGCAGAACCCCGCCATCGTCGTCCGCACCCATTATGGCACCAAGTCGGATGGCACGAGTGCGACGGGGGGCGGGCGTTCGACCGATAGCGGAAAAACGTGGACGGAGTTCCCCACGCATCCCTCCGCTGCGGACAACGACCCCGGCGTGATTGCGATTTCCGCAGACGGCACACGGCTGGTCTGGGTGTCACAGGGTTCACCTGCGTTCTATTCAACCAACAATGGCGCGACCTGGACCCAGTGTGGCGGCAACATCACGCCGACCTATTCATGGGAGATGCCGCTTCTTTGCTCCGACCGGGTCAACCGCAACAAATTCTATCTCTACATCACCTCCACGGGAGTGGTCAATGTCAGCACGGACGGCGGTGCGACTTTTGTCGCTGGAGCAACCGTCAGCCCTGGCGCCCCGAACACCATCAACGTGGATAAAGCCATGCGCACCGTTTATGGTCAGGAAGGTAACATCTGGATCTCGTGCATCGACTACGACACTAACAGGGCGGGCCTTTGGCGCTCGACCAACTCCGGCGTGAGTTTCACCAAAGTGAGCGGCGTCCAGAATGCGCAGGCCATCGGCTTCGGTCGCACGGCGAGTGGCAGCGGATATCCGGTCCTCTACCTGAGCGGGCAAGTCAACAATGTCTGGGGTATCTACCGCTCCGAGGATACGGCCGCGAGTTGGATACGCCTCAACGATGACCAGCACCAATACGGCATTGTATCCCAAATCACCGGCGATCCGAAAATTTATGGCCGCTGTTACTTCAACGGACGCGGCTTGCTCTACGGCGACATTTACACCCCGCCGCAAGTCACAAAGATGATCTATCAGGACTCGCTGGTCGATGGCTGGCAGAACTGGAGCTGGGCGACGACGAACACGGCGTCCGCAGCTCCGGTGCGGCGCGGAACGTCCGCCATCTCGGTCACGGCGGGCGGTTATGAGGCCCTCTTTCTGCGGCGGCCGGCGGAGCAGTCCACCGTCGGCTACTCTGCGGTGGCCTTCTGGATCCATGGCGGGCAGAGCGGGGGACAACCGCTCCAGGTCGCCAGTCTGCGCAGCGGGAACACCCAGGTGTTCAAGCCGATCCCGCCGCCACTGGCCGGCCAGTGGACACGCGTGGTGATCCCCTTGTCCGAGCTGGGCCTAACCAACGTGTGGGACTTCGACGGACTGTGGATCCAGAACTCCAGCGGCTCGGCAATTTCCACCTTCTACGTGGACGACATCGCGCTCGTCGGCGAAGCCGATGCGGGAGCTGGCGCGCCGTCGGCTCCGGGCGAACTCGCCACCACGGCAGGCAACGCACAAGTCGCGTTGACCTGGAACGCTTCGAGTGGCGCGACTGATTACAACGTGAAGCGCGCCACCGTCAGCGGCGGGCCTTACACGACAGTCACCACCGTCACCGGCACGAGTTTCACCAACACCGGCCTGACCAACGGGACGACCTATTACTACGTGGTCGCCGCGCTGAATACCTACGGCGAAAGCACGAACTCCTCGCAGCTCGCAGCCACGCCGCTGACTCAAGGGCCTTACGGCGGCACGCCCTGGCCGGTGCCCGGAGTCATTGAGGCGGAAAACTACGACATCGGCGGCCAAGACTTCGCCTACAACGACAGCGATACCGCCAATCAGGGCGGACAGTATCGCTCCGATGGCGTTGACGTGGAGACCTGCGCGGAAGGCGGCTACAACGTGGGTTGGACCGCCACGGGCGAATGGCTCGAATACACCGTCAACGTCGCCTATACCGGCAGTTATCGCATCACGCTACGGGCCGCCTCCTTGTCCCCGCAGATCCAGGGGCACGTCGAGTTTGACGGCGTCAATGTCACCGGCCTGATGACGGCTTCCGCCACGGGCGGGTGGCAGACCTACACCGACGTCACCGTCCCGGACGTCACTCTCACCGCCGGCCCGCACGTCATGCGCGTTTTCTACGACGGCGGAGGCTGGAACCTGAACCGCGTCACGCTTACTGCGAACCCGCTGGCCGCGCCGCAGAACCTGACCGCCACGCCGGGCAGTAAGAAGATCACGCTCTCGTGGAACGCCGTGAGCGGTGCGAACGATTACACGATCCAGCGCTCGAGCAGCAGCGGCGGCTCCATCACGAGCCTGGCCAGCGGAGTCACGGCCACGAGTTACATCGACTCCGGCCTGGCCGATGGGGCGTCCTGGTATTACACCATCGCCGCCAACGGCCCCTCGGGCTTGGGGTCGGCCTCCAGCCCGGTGTCGGCGACTACCTATACCGCGGTCGAAAATTGGCGGCTCACGAATTTCGGCACCATCGCCAACACCGGCAACGCCGCCGACACCGCTAATCCCGATGGCGACGACCAGGCCAATGCTCAGGAATACGTCGCCGGCACGAATCCAAACAGCGGGTCGAGCGTGCTGAAGATCGGCCAGATGCAGACCAACGGAAACAACATGGTCCTGAGCTTCGCGAGTGTGTCTGGAAAAACCTATCGCGTGGAGCGCTCCGACACCCTCCAAAACGGCTCGTGGGTCACCGTTCAGGACAATATCGCTGGCAACGGCAGCGTTATCCTGATCACCGACACCGGCGGTGCCGCCCAACCCAAACGCTTCTACCGGGTGGCCGTCAGCATGTGA
- a CDS encoding carbohydrate-binding protein: MKRFVLFLLPVIFGITVGGSLIFNQSPQALWRRAAERSGIFTGQTSSAPAQPVVTLLPQGEPDAPDAEEITGPYRWRNVEIGGTGFITGVVFHPKKPGLVYARTDIGGAYRWAPKSMRWIPLLDWVGNDDWTLFGIESLALDPQDAQRVYLAAGTYTNNWGKNGAILRSTDQGKTWEKTPVPFKFGGNEDGRAIGERLAVDPNLSSRLFLGTRNNGLWKSDDFGKTWQQDAAFPVKEKTDGAGVGFVLFDAKSGNRGTASSTIYVSVATTKTSLYRSTDAGASWQEIAGQTAGLMPHHGVLAPDGTLYLTYSDKPGPNGVTNGAVWKLDTTTGQWTDITPLKPDVGGEGKFGYSGLAVDATDPKTLMVATLDRWNKGDDILRSKDGGAHWSDFAQKATNAPSAAPYLSWGRAKTDFGHWIGDVEINPFDNKQAFYVTGATMWATDDLNAADAGLPTTWKVHAQGIEESAVTSLLSPPSGPSLISGLLDVAGFRHDDLAVSPAGGMWTNPTMSSVSGLDFAQMNPDLVVRVGSGSKVRGAFSTDGAKSWQPFGSEPAMSQGTDENSHCVVAVAADGSSFVWVAPDGSAYVSQDRGTNWKRCEGLGAKVEVIADRVNPKTFYALSPEERKLFVSTDGGNTFAEQSHELPAGAKALRAVPSREGDLWLTADWNGLWRSTNGGAQFQKITEVANAEVVGFGKAAPGGNYDAIYLVGVVGKTHGVYRSDDEGAKWTRINDDQHRYGWIGKVITGDPRLYGRVYFGTNGRGIIYGDPVMSQGGTALISP; the protein is encoded by the coding sequence ATGAAGCGTTTCGTCCTCTTCCTCCTGCCGGTGATTTTTGGAATCACCGTGGGCGGCAGTCTGATTTTTAACCAATCACCGCAGGCGCTGTGGAGGCGCGCTGCAGAGCGGAGCGGGATTTTCACCGGACAAACATCATCAGCCCCCGCGCAGCCCGTCGTCACGCTTCTTCCGCAAGGCGAGCCTGACGCGCCAGACGCGGAGGAAATCACCGGCCCTTATCGCTGGCGCAATGTGGAAATCGGCGGGACCGGCTTCATCACCGGCGTTGTTTTTCATCCTAAGAAACCGGGGCTGGTCTATGCCCGCACCGATATCGGCGGCGCGTATCGTTGGGCTCCAAAAAGTATGCGATGGATTCCGCTATTGGACTGGGTCGGCAACGATGATTGGACATTGTTCGGCATCGAGAGCCTTGCGCTCGACCCGCAGGATGCGCAGCGCGTTTATCTGGCTGCTGGAACTTACACAAACAACTGGGGAAAAAACGGCGCGATTCTGCGTTCCACGGACCAGGGGAAGACGTGGGAGAAGACTCCGGTGCCGTTCAAGTTTGGCGGGAATGAAGACGGGCGCGCCATCGGCGAGCGGCTGGCGGTGGACCCGAATCTGAGCAGCCGTCTTTTCCTCGGAACGCGAAACAACGGACTTTGGAAAAGCGACGACTTTGGCAAGACGTGGCAGCAGGATGCAGCGTTCCCGGTGAAAGAAAAAACGGACGGCGCGGGTGTCGGCTTTGTGCTTTTCGACGCAAAAAGCGGCAATCGTGGGACCGCTTCCTCGACCATCTACGTCAGCGTGGCTACCACGAAGACCAGCCTCTATCGCAGCACCGACGCGGGTGCGAGCTGGCAGGAAATCGCCGGGCAGACAGCGGGTCTCATGCCGCATCACGGGGTGCTCGCTCCTGACGGCACGCTTTACCTCACCTACTCCGACAAGCCGGGGCCAAACGGCGTGACCAACGGCGCGGTGTGGAAACTCGACACGACGACCGGCCAATGGACGGACATCACGCCGCTGAAGCCGGACGTCGGCGGCGAGGGAAAATTTGGCTACTCCGGTCTCGCCGTGGATGCCACAGACCCGAAGACACTCATGGTCGCAACGCTGGATCGCTGGAACAAAGGCGACGACATCCTCCGCAGCAAAGACGGCGGCGCGCACTGGAGCGACTTCGCGCAAAAAGCGACCAATGCCCCCTCCGCCGCGCCTTACCTGAGCTGGGGCCGGGCCAAAACGGACTTTGGCCACTGGATCGGCGATGTGGAAATCAACCCCTTCGACAACAAGCAGGCGTTCTACGTCACCGGCGCGACGATGTGGGCGACGGACGATCTCAACGCAGCAGACGCAGGGCTTCCCACGACTTGGAAAGTTCACGCGCAAGGCATCGAGGAGTCGGCGGTCACTTCGCTCCTCAGCCCGCCGAGCGGCCCGTCATTGATCAGCGGCCTGCTCGATGTCGCCGGATTCCGCCACGACGATCTCGCCGTCTCCCCGGCGGGCGGGATGTGGACGAATCCCACGATGAGCTCTGTGTCTGGACTGGACTTTGCCCAGATGAATCCCGATCTCGTGGTGCGGGTGGGCAGTGGATCGAAGGTTCGTGGCGCGTTCTCCACTGATGGGGCGAAATCGTGGCAGCCCTTTGGCAGCGAGCCCGCGATGAGCCAGGGCACGGATGAAAATTCCCACTGCGTCGTCGCTGTTGCGGCCGACGGCAGTTCATTCGTGTGGGTGGCGCCGGACGGGTCTGCCTACGTCTCGCAGGATCGCGGGACAAATTGGAAACGTTGCGAGGGATTGGGCGCAAAAGTGGAAGTCATCGCGGATCGCGTAAATCCAAAAACTTTCTACGCGCTCTCGCCGGAGGAGCGGAAGCTCTTTGTCAGCACAGACGGCGGCAATACTTTCGCCGAGCAAAGTCACGAACTGCCCGCCGGAGCGAAGGCATTGCGCGCAGTCCCCAGCCGCGAAGGCGATCTCTGGCTCACGGCGGACTGGAACGGCCTTTGGCGTTCGACAAACGGCGGTGCGCAGTTCCAAAAAATCACCGAAGTGGCCAATGCGGAAGTCGTCGGCTTCGGCAAAGCCGCGCCGGGTGGGAACTACGACGCAATCTACCTCGTGGGCGTCGTCGGTAAAACCCACGGCGTCTATCGCTCCGACGACGAAGGCGCGAAATGGACGCGCATCAACGACGACCAGCATCGCTATGGCTGGATTGGCAAAGTCATCACCGGCGATCCGCGTCTCTATGGCCGCGTCTATTTTGGCACCAACGGACGCGGCATCATCTACGGCGATCCGGTGATGAGCCAAGGCGGCACGGCCCTTATCTCTCCATGA
- a CDS encoding glycoside hydrolase 43 family protein encodes MTTLHTQLLTMIAPAHKISLLVALVLASVASLPLPAEPAEPAHNPIIWADVPDIAIIRVGKSYYMSSTTMHMSPGLPIMKSEDLVNWRMASYAYETLADNEAFRLENGQNAYGQGSYASSLRFHDGVFYASTFSSTSLRTHIYTTRDPERGPWKETKFEPVLHDHSLFFDDDGRVYMVFGGGRITLLELNPDLTGIKPDGVNKVLIENVNTVFGDDLGGLNGEGSQLSKINGRYYLVNIASPRSRWARSVIISRADAIDGPYESRIALDDRGIAQGGLIDTPEGKWYAYLFKDNDSVGRIPYLVPVTWKDGWPVLGEDGKAPMTLDIPAGGQGVSGASGIVASDEFNRRPGDPALPLAWQWNHNPDNKLWSVTQRPGFLRLTTGRVDADLASARNTLTQRTFGPSSSATTSIDVSGMKDGDYAGLAAFQKRYGFVGVKMSGNTKSLVMVSADSDTPEEIASVPLSGKTVHLKVECEFAPAPELARFSYSLDGKSWTPIGRPSGLKYTFPHFMGYRYALFYYSTKTAGGRVDFDYYRVGQGAKNGG; translated from the coding sequence ATGACTACCCTACACACTCAGTTACTCACAATGATTGCCCCCGCGCACAAAATTTCCCTCCTTGTGGCCCTCGTCCTCGCCTCCGTCGCATCTCTGCCCCTCCCGGCGGAGCCGGCGGAGCCGGCCCATAATCCCATCATCTGGGCCGATGTCCCGGACATCGCCATCATCCGTGTAGGAAAATCCTACTACATGAGCAGCACGACGATGCACATGAGCCCGGGCCTCCCGATCATGAAGTCGGAGGATCTGGTCAACTGGCGCATGGCCTCCTACGCCTATGAAACCCTTGCCGACAACGAGGCCTTCCGCCTCGAAAACGGCCAAAACGCCTATGGTCAAGGCTCCTACGCCAGCAGCCTGCGTTTCCACGACGGCGTGTTCTATGCCTCGACTTTCTCCTCCACCAGCTTACGCACCCACATCTACACCACGCGCGATCCGGAGCGCGGCCCGTGGAAAGAGACGAAATTCGAGCCCGTGCTGCATGATCACAGCCTGTTTTTCGACGACGACGGTCGCGTTTACATGGTTTTCGGGGGCGGTCGCATCACGCTCCTCGAGCTGAACCCCGATCTCACCGGAATCAAGCCCGATGGCGTGAACAAGGTCCTCATTGAAAACGTCAACACCGTCTTCGGCGACGACCTGGGCGGCCTCAATGGCGAGGGCTCGCAGCTTTCCAAGATCAACGGCCGCTACTACCTCGTGAACATCGCCTCGCCCCGGAGCCGCTGGGCACGCAGCGTCATCATCAGCCGTGCCGACGCGATCGACGGCCCCTACGAGAGTCGCATCGCGCTCGATGATCGCGGTATCGCCCAGGGCGGCCTCATCGACACCCCGGAAGGCAAATGGTATGCCTACCTTTTCAAGGACAACGACTCCGTCGGTCGCATCCCCTACCTCGTGCCCGTGACGTGGAAGGACGGCTGGCCCGTTCTCGGCGAAGACGGCAAGGCGCCCATGACGCTCGACATCCCCGCCGGCGGACAGGGCGTCTCCGGTGCTTCCGGCATCGTCGCCTCCGACGAATTCAACCGCCGACCCGGCGACCCCGCCCTGCCTCTCGCCTGGCAATGGAATCACAATCCCGACAACAAGCTTTGGTCAGTCACGCAACGGCCCGGCTTTCTGCGTTTGACTACGGGCCGGGTTGACGCTGATTTAGCTTCCGCCAGGAATACCCTCACTCAACGCACCTTTGGCCCGAGCAGTTCCGCCACCACCAGCATCGACGTGAGCGGAATGAAAGATGGCGACTACGCCGGCCTCGCCGCCTTCCAGAAACGCTATGGTTTTGTGGGCGTAAAGATGAGCGGCAACACCAAGTCCCTCGTCATGGTAAGCGCCGATTCCGACACTCCCGAGGAAATCGCCTCGGTGCCCCTCTCCGGCAAAACCGTTCACCTCAAGGTCGAATGCGAATTCGCGCCCGCACCTGAACTCGCCCGCTTCTCCTACAGCCTCGACGGCAAATCCTGGACCCCCATCGGTCGTCCCTCGGGCCTTAAATACACCTTTCCTCACTTCATGGGTTATCGCTACGCCCTCTTCTATTATTCGACCAAGACCGCCGGCGGCCGGGTGGACTTTGACTACTACCGGGTCGGGCAAGGGGCGAAAAATGGTGGTTAA
- a CDS encoding non-reducing end alpha-L-arabinofuranosidase family hydrolase: MKNNILSQSLAFAGICLLGFGGTLSAADSLSGTAPLTPLSWTTTGPLVHPTADEAHPIVAVKDPTVVFHDGRWHIFATTAGSKGWGMAYFNFANWDEAPKAKPFYLDENPNLAGYNCAPQAFYFRLQKKWYLIFQSGQPRFSTSDNIADPMSWSQPQDFFEGKPKSVVEGWLDYWIICDDTHAYLFFPDDAGRMYRSRTTLADFPRGFDEPVVVLQEAKNDLFEGSCVYRIKGSNKFLLLVECIGKHGHRYYRAWLAERLDGEWKPVPGADSEETPFAGDANVRTSDGSPRWAEGISHGELLREGSDETMTVDPKNLQFLYQGLPVGTQEPNYLLLPYRLAILKPAPAQPAK, encoded by the coding sequence ATGAAAAATAACATCCTTTCTCAAAGCCTCGCCTTCGCAGGCATCTGTCTGCTCGGCTTTGGCGGTACGCTTTCCGCCGCCGACAGCCTCTCGGGCACCGCGCCGCTTACTCCCTTGTCCTGGACGACCACCGGCCCGCTGGTTCACCCCACAGCCGACGAGGCTCACCCCATTGTCGCCGTGAAAGATCCCACCGTCGTTTTTCACGACGGCCGCTGGCACATCTTCGCCACCACTGCAGGAAGCAAAGGCTGGGGCATGGCCTATTTCAATTTTGCCAACTGGGACGAGGCGCCCAAAGCCAAGCCCTTCTACCTTGACGAAAACCCGAACCTCGCCGGCTACAACTGCGCGCCGCAGGCCTTCTACTTCCGGCTGCAGAAGAAGTGGTATCTGATCTTCCAGTCGGGGCAGCCGCGCTTCTCGACCAGCGACAACATCGCAGACCCGATGTCGTGGAGCCAGCCGCAGGACTTTTTCGAGGGCAAGCCGAAGAGCGTCGTCGAAGGCTGGCTCGACTACTGGATCATCTGCGACGACACCCACGCGTATTTGTTTTTCCCCGACGACGCCGGCCGCATGTATCGCAGCCGCACGACCCTCGCGGACTTCCCGCGTGGTTTCGACGAACCCGTCGTCGTCCTGCAAGAGGCCAAGAACGACCTCTTCGAAGGCTCCTGCGTTTACCGGATCAAGGGCTCCAACAAGTTCCTCCTTCTCGTCGAATGCATCGGCAAGCACGGGCACCGCTACTACCGCGCCTGGTTGGCCGAGCGCCTCGACGGCGAATGGAAGCCGGTGCCCGGTGCGGACTCCGAGGAAACCCCCTTCGCGGGCGACGCCAACGTGCGCACGAGCGACGGCAGCCCCCGCTGGGCCGAAGGCATCAGCCACGGAGAACTCCTCCGCGAAGGCAGTGACGAGACGATGACGGTCGATCCGAAAAACCTGCAGTTCCTCTACCAAGGCCTTCCTGTCGGCACCCAGGAGCCCAATTACCTCCTCCTGCCCTACCGCCTCGCGATCCTCAAGCCCGCTCCGGCCCAACCCGCCAAGTAA